One Rhinolophus ferrumequinum isolate MPI-CBG mRhiFer1 chromosome X, mRhiFer1_v1.p, whole genome shotgun sequence genomic window, atatgaaataaatatataaaatcaaaatctATCCTATGTACTAGtaataattcatttgaaaatataataaaatggtatCATAAACTATAAACTGTCTGCTTTttctgtggtatataaaccaaaaacaacaaaagaacaagacaaacaaatgagaaacaaaaactcatagacacagacaatagtttagtggttaccacagggtaagggaggtgggaggtgggagatgagggtaagggggatcaaatatatggtgatggaaggagaactgactctgggtggtgaacacacaatgggatttatagatgatgtgatacagaattgtacacctgaaatctatgtaattttactaacaattgtcaccccaataaattaaaataaataaatacataaataaataaataaactataaacTGTCCAAGAATGACTACTGAGAAatatgtgacacacacacacctaaagaacataaaagaaaacctgaataaattaagaaatatactatgttttttcctggaTGGAGAGACTCAATATTGTAATGATGTTAATGAGATTTTAGGTTTAAATAATTCTGATCAAAACGAACAGGATTTGGGGAGGGGGAATCAGACGAAAACATTCTAAGTTCGtttgaaagggaaaaatggttcagacaagttaaaaaaaagtgtgagTAAAGTAACAGGCTGGGGagaatctattaggttggtgcagagagaaatctattaggttggtgcaaaagtaactgcagtttttgcaattatttttaaacttttaagcctcaattacttttgcaccaacctaatagcatttGTTGTTGCAAATACAAGAGTATGAAACTGGTGGAGAACCCAACAGAGACATCAGTGGAATAGCACAAGCCCCCCAAATAAATGCAACCATATATAAGAATTTATATATGACAAAATCATAACAGCAATAATCACAGGGAAAcagttattcaacaaatggtgctcaAATAAATGACGACTTGGGGGAAAATAGGTTATGTGCCTACCTCATACTAGTCACAAAATGAACTTTAGATGAACTGACagctaaatattttttagatgaTTAAAAAACTAGATTACCTATCTGATCTAAGAATGGGAAAAGTCTTCAAGCATAAAAGCACTGGAAGAAATTACCATGGTCTAAAGGCAGTTTGGAAACCAATCAATTTGAccgataaaaataaaatatacattaaaaagactgTCAACAAGTCagaagacattctggaaaaaacatttactataaaggtgataaaggattaatattctttatatatgaaCAACTCATGAAGATCAACAAGAGAaacaaccatatatatatatatgtaaactgaGCAGAGAACATGACAATTCACAGATTAAAATATGTGAGTAATCAGCAGGGCacatacatatttgaaattttctataatgaaatttgaaggggaaataaaaaccgaggaaaaaagacaaggagagaaaaaaaaagaatctccttTTTTTGGAGGGAACTAAGAAGTACCTACCGTggttcccagaaaataagacctagccagaccatcaactcgaatgtgtcttttggagcaaaaattaatataagacccggtactatattatattatattacattatactatactatgttatattaattatattatattatattattatataagacctggtcttatattatagtaaaataccgggtcttatataataatattatataagataatataatataattaatataacatagtataatataattaatataatataatataataccgggtcttatattaatttttgctctaaaatatgcattagagGCTTCTGCTTCCGGGTCAGAGCCATGGCGGTGGCAAATTCAAGCCCTGTCAACCCCGTGGTGTTCTTTGATGTCAGCATTGGCGGCCAGGAAGTTGGCCGCATGAAGATCGAGCTCTTTGCAGACGTTGTGCCTAAGTCGGCTGAGAACTTTAGGCAGTTCTGCACTGGAGAATTCAGAAAAGATGGGGTTCCGATTGGATACAAAGGGAGCACTTTCCACAGGGTCATAAAGGATTTCATGATTCAGGGTGGAGATTTTGTTAACGGAGATGGTACTGGAGTCGCCAGTATTTACCGGGGGCCATTTgcagatgaaaattttaaacttagACACTCAGCTCCAGGCCTGCTTTCCATGGCAAACAGCGGTCCCAGTACAAATGGCTGCCAGTTCTTCATCACCTGCTCTAAGTGTGACTGGCTGGATGGAAAGCACGTAGTGTTTGGAAAAATCATTGATGGACTTCTAGTGATGAGAAAGATTGAGAATGTTCCCACAGGCCCCAACAATAAGCCCAAGCTGCCTGTGGTGATCTCACAGTGTGGGGAGATGTAGTCCTTAGCAAGCCTGAATACGACCTCCACATCTCTGCCATTGTGGGCATGCCCTTGCTCAGGGTGATGCTCTTGAGTAAGATAACCTGGATTGGGCCCTGTGTTTGCTTCCCTGCCAGCTGTTGCCCTGTTTGATCAAGAGACCTTGGAAGTATCACAGATTCAGAACCCAAGATTTTCCATGTTTTTCAACTGTAAATAAAGTGTTTTGGTTTTGggggttaaaaaataaataaataaataaataaaatatg contains:
- the LOC117028000 gene encoding peptidyl-prolyl cis-trans isomerase H-like, with translation MAVANSSPVNPVVFFDVSIGGQEVGRMKIELFADVVPKSAENFRQFCTGEFRKDGVPIGYKGSTFHRVIKDFMIQGGDFVNGDGTGVASIYRGPFADENFKLRHSAPGLLSMANSGPSTNGCQFFITCSKCDWLDGKHVVFGKIIDGLLVMRKIENVPTGPNNKPKLPVVISQCGEM